In the genome of Cydia strobilella chromosome Z, ilCydStro3.1, whole genome shotgun sequence, one region contains:
- the LOC134755211 gene encoding uncharacterized protein LOC134755211 has product MVEEHKAYVEVRNSVEGPLSKMARPSRRRTYGTVRHLRAHKRLAIANVGGRRRAAGRSAGQWRAERAADARTAVSSSNPPCPARASPAPPDSMAHPTATTTRSHALTTVLGFPDLSSPSCYGQSWQTITTHPFHTVVTCTWTLRCQPQMLSMPLDFKVTLTEH; this is encoded by the exons ATGGTCGAGGAGCATAAAGCCTATGTTGAAGTAAGAAATTCGGTGGAGGGACCACTCTCCAAAATGGCAAGGCCAAGTCGTAGGCGGACTTACGGCACGGTGCGACACTTGCGCGCGCATAAAAGACTTGCGATCGCGAACGTCGGCGGGCGGCGACGCGCGGCGGGTAGGAGTGCGGGTCAGTGGCGTGCAGAGCGCGCCGCGGACGCCCGCACCGCAGTGTCGAGCAGCAACCCGCCATGCCCGGCCCGCGCCTCTCCCGCGCCGCCTGACAGCATGGCCCACCCGACCGCTACCACCACACGCAGCCACGCTCTGACGACG GTTTTAGGCTTTCCTGACCTTTCGTCACCGTCGTGTTATGGCCAGTCGTGGCAGACCATCACCACTCATCCCTTTCATACCGTCGTGACGTGCACGTGGACACTGCGGTGCCAACCTCAAATGTTATCAATGCCTTTAGACTTTAAGGTGACACTAACAGAACATTAA